CGCTCGTACTCGGGGCTCGTGAAGATCCCCCGAACGACCCCCGCATCGGCGGAGAAGACGGCGTAGCTCACTGGCGTGATGGGCGTCTCAGCGACGAGCACTGTCGTCGCGTCTTCGTCGATCCAGGCCTCGAGGGGGTCGTCGGTCCCAACGACTAAATCAGCGTAGACGTCACGATCGTAGACGTCGCTACAGCTGGCCTCGATTGCCTGACTGCGAAGGATCCGAAGTCCGGGCACGTCCCCACGCTCGGCCGCTCGTACGGTGACATCCATTCGTCTGTCCCACCAGTAGCCACCCGAAACGTAAAATCACCATGCCGGCAGCGACGACCCGCTCGTGGCCACGAGGGAGACGACTCACCGCCGGACATTCGTCTCCAGTCTGCCGATTGTCCGACCCAAGTCTGACGGTGATTTATATGCAGTCCACAGCGACGATGTGACGGGGGCACCCGAAACGTCACACGCTCCCCTTCCCTTCGTTCTGAGACCGTGCCGATCGACGAAACTCACCGTCGCTGCGTTCAGCCGTGCGAAGAGTAAGGGAACGCTTTTGATTGCTCTTGTCGAACAGTGTTCCAGATTACGGCCCTCGAAGCCAGTTGTGCCCTCCAGAAAGCATGGACGCCGACGCATCGTTGCCACAGCCGCGATACGAATTGCTCGACGGACCCCCGGGTATCCGATTCGTCGATCCGATCGATGGCGGCCAGTTCTCACTGTTTACCCAAGCGCCGTGTGAGCCAGTCGAGCGATCGACGGACGCCCTCCCGATACCGATCGACACAGCCATCGAGATCGGTACACCGACGCTTCAGACGCCGTATCTCGTCGGCGTCTGGGTTCGGGACAGTGAGTTTACGCTCGTCGATCAGTGTACGGGTGGTGAGACCGTTTCCCTGGAGCACGGGGAGTATATCGTCGAGTTCTCGGCCGTCCAGTTGAAGGTGTATCTCGGGGTCGAGGGTCCCTTCGAGATCGATGCGACCGGCGAGGCAGTGACGTTTTCGTTCGAGCAGGCGTCTGAGGTGGTTCTGGGCGTTCGCTCGTATCACGAGCAGCCAGCCCGTACGATCACGACGACAACGGATCCGCGTGACCTGATGCACGCAATCTCGCAATTTCGTGCGTCGTTGCTGACCAGGAGTCCCGAACGTTCGTTCCCGACCTTACGTGGGCACCCACCGTTGCTCGAACTCGGCGAAGAACTATCCATCCCGGCCGGTTCGGCCCTCTCGGAGCCATCGGCCTTTATCGAAGTACCAGTCAGATGGGATCGCATATTGCCCGTCACGTCGCTGGCGTATTATTTGGATGGGGCAGTAGTTCCCGGCCGGGAGCCGCGACTGGTTGTCGATGGTGAGACGTTTCCCCTCAGTGGTCCGGCGGGATTCGAACAACGCGTCGAAGCCATTCTCAAACACGTCTTCGCGCTCGATTGCATCACGCGCACCGAAGGTCTGTACGACGTCGAGTTGCACGAACGCTCACTCATCGAAGACCGGGTTACCCTCGACTTTGCCGAACTGTACGACGCCCCGATCGCCGACCGAATCTCGGCGTACATGGACGTTCCCTTCGACGTCGTTGCACCGGCAGTCCCCGAGTGGAAACTGACAGCCGATGTCGAGCCCGATCCAGACAATATCCCGGTATTGCCGTTCCTGGCCTCTGATCTCGCCGTTATCCGAGTGCCAGAAAGCGACGACATCGAATCTCGCACCATCGAAGACACGTCGCCGGACATCGAGACGTTCTTCCGGGAAGATCCAGTCTTGGTCCGTGGACAGACGAGTGTCGACCGCTCGAGCGCCACGCCCGAGGGCGCGTCAATCTCGGATCGGGTGTTCCACCCGGAGCCCACCGACAGCCTGATACAGACGTTCGTCGGTGAGGGGATCCCGGTGGGCGCGACGAAGATGACCCCCACGGCGTTTCGCCGACGGCTGGCGTACGAACCAGCCGAACCTGGGCGGATCCAGATCGACGTCGTGAACAACGAGACAGCGATGAGCGAGGAGTCGGCCGTCTCTGACGTTTACGGGACCCGCGAGTGGATCGACTTCGACATTTCTGTCCACACGGAACTGACGAAAGCGGAACTCACCGAGGTCCTCGAAACCGAGACGGACTTCTTCCACTACATCGGTCACGTCGAGGACGAGGGCTTTCGCTGTGCGGACGGCCACTTGGATGCGGAAACGCTGTCCGACATAGACGTCGGGGCGTTCCTGCTCAACGCCTGCAGGTCCTACGACCAGGGACGGGCGCTCGTCGACGCCGGCGCGCTCGGCGGCATCGTCACGCTGGCGAACGTGCCCAACCCCACGGCCACCGAGATCGGAAAGAACCTGGCGCGGTTGTTGAATACTGGGTTCTCGATCGCGAATGCGCGTTCAGTACTGGGGGAAGATGAAAAGTTAGCAAACCGATATTTAGTAATAGGTGACGGAAATGCGAATATCGTGAAGAGTAAGATTGGAAGTCCTGTTCTTATGCAGATTACTGCAACATCGGATGAAACGATCAATTACGATATCAGGGGGTTTCCATCTCCCAACCACTCGGTGGGTGGATTAAGAACCTGGAATGTTGATCTCCCCGTTGGAAATTGTATCAGCCCGATGTATATTACGGATATTGAGATTACAAAAGAGAAATTTAGACGTATCTGCGAAAAAAATGATTCTCCACTAATTTTTGACAGTGAATTGGTGTGGAGTACCGAGTTCCTAAACGGTCGAATTTAAGGGCCTAAAGTAACATCTGCGAAGTCGGCCGAGGCCGCGCCCATCTGTGTCAACAACACGAGCAGCATGAACAGGACGCCGATTAGTCGCGGGTGCTTTGCCAGGAAGGCCGTTTCCGCCGATTCTGATTGGCTCATGGCCGCCTACGGGTTTTTCCAAAAGTCATAGTGTATTTCTAAAGGTATTTAATACTAATATAATTAATATAAATGCAAGATTCGTATAGGATATCCAGCTAATCCACCCAATGTGACAGTATCCCTACTATTTTCAATTATATAAGAGCGAAATGGGGGGTGCCGAAAGGTTCTTAATTGTTAGTAATGTAATCGATCGCAAGGACCAGGGATGACCGAAAAACGCGCAATTCGAAGACGAGAGGGGCACACGTGAGCGACGATCACGCGCCGAAGGGTGGCGACGGGACGGCAGCAAATGTGCTCTGTGCGTGCCCAGCCATCGGGAACGCGAAATCCGATCACTGCCGGGACTTGCTGACGCGGTCCGGACAGCCAGGGACAATTCTTGGCGTGACGATCGCCTCCTCACCCGGGGAGCGCATGAGTGAGTGGAGTGGCGTGATCGATCCCGTGCAAACCGACCTCTCGTTTATCAACGTCTCCGATGGCGGCCGGTCGGCAGCCATGTCGGCTGACGGATTTGGCGGCCAGCACGGCGCGATGGTCAACATGGTCGAAATCGACAGCGTTGACCTCCAGCAGCTCGGGACCCAGATCACAACGCAGCTCGATGAAGCAACAACCGAGCCGGTGGTGCTCTGTCTGGACTCGCTGACGGATCTGTTACAGTTCGGATCCGAGCAGACGATCCATCGCTTCCTCAACGTCATCACGACGCGGGTTGGAGAGGCCGACGCGATCGCCCACTACCATATCGATTCAGAAGGCCACCCCGCCGCGACGATCGAGACGCTGACGCCGCTGTTCGACACCACAATCCAGGGAAACGAATCGCTGTAAGTCACAGTCAAGAGAGGACGTTTCTGTCACACGCACGCAGATCGAAGTGCCCGATCATTTTTGTCCTCGCCAGGGTATGCTTCGGTACGATGGCCGCGCCGCCCGACGTCGTGTTGGTATACGCACCCGACGAGACGAAGCGTCGATCGATCACGACGGCCCTTCGAGACCGCTGGTCGGTCCGAACTGCCACAACGCCAGAGGCAGCCGCCAGCAGTCTCGACGAGACGATCGCCGTGGTCGTCGGGACCGACGGCACCAGTATCGAAGACCCCCGCACGAACAGCCCCAGCGAGTGCGATCACATACAATTACTGTGGCTCGCCAGCAGCGAGGCCGAGGTCCCAGCCAGCGGCGGCAACGTGCTTGCTGACGATGTTTCAGCGGATGCGCTTCGACAGACCGTCGCTCGACTCCATCGACGCGCGCGGTACGATCGACTGCTCACGACGTGTTACGAATTGTCCCGTGCGCGAAGCGAAGCGAAAGCGGATGAGTCGGCGTCGGCGGAAGATATCGCGGCGGGCGATCGTGAACTCGAATCGGTACAGCGCGACCTGGACGAACTCACAGCGGAGTTAAACGACGTCGAGGCGTTCGACGTGGCACTCGACGAGTAACCAGTCGTTGAGAAGTCAAACGGCCCGAATCCGACTGCGACGACGGGCCTCTTATTCCAGGTATGGCAACGTGTCGGCCGTCGCCGCAATCTCGTTTCGTTTGCACTCATCAACGCGGTGGTGTCCCAGATACCCTCGACTAACGCCTGTCGCTGGGCGTCATCGACGCTGACCTCGACGGTCTGATCGCCGTAGGTAACGGTCTCGCTTGCAACGTCGATGTCGATATCGCCGTCGGGGTTCTCCTCGACCCACTCCTGTAAGTCGGCGATCGTCTCGTGGTCGGCCGTCACGGTGGGCATGCCCAGCGCGAGGCAGTTGCCCGCGAAGATTTCGGCGAAGGACTCGCCGATGAACGCGTCGATCCCCCAGCGCATCAACGCCTGGGGGGCGTGCTCCCGTGAGGAGCCACACCCGAAGTTGTCGTTGACGACCATGACTGAGGCGTCCCGGAACTGGTCCTCGTTCATCGGGTGCTCTTTCTGGTTGTCCACTTCGACGGCTCCGCCGTCTCCGTCTCGCGACTCAGCTGGAGTCGCGCTGTCGTACCGAACGTCGAAAAAGGCGAACTGCCCCAGGCCATCGAAGGTGACGACCTTCATGAACCGCGCGGGGATGATCTGGTCGGTGTCGATGTCGTTGCCCCGGATCGGCACGCCGGTGCCGTTCACTGCCCGGACTTCGGGGATGTCGGCGTCGAAGTCGCTCATGCGGGGGTCACCTCCGGCAGTTCGCGCACGTCAGTCACTTCCCCGGTGATCGCCGCGGCGGCGACCATCTGGGGATTCATCAGCACCGTCCGCCCGTCTTTGCTGCCCTGCCGGCCGACGAAGTTCCGGTTCGAGGAGGATGCGGAGGCCTCGTCACCCTCCAGCTGATCCTCGTTCATGCCCAGACACATCGAACAGCCGGCGTTGCGCCACTCGAAGCCGGCCTCCCGGAAGGTCTCGGCCAGGCCTTCCTCCTCGGCGGCCTGCTGGACGCGCTGGCTCCCGGGGACAACCATCGCCCGGACGCTGTCGTCGACTTCCCGGCCCTCGATGATGTCTGCGGCTCGACGCAGGTCGGGCAGGCGCGCGTTCGTACACGAGCCCAGGAAGACGACATCGATGTCGTAGCCCGCCATCGTCTCGCCGGGCTCGACGCGCATGTGTTCCTGGGCGCGCCGGGCGGTCTCCTGCTTGTCTTCTTTCAGGTCCTCGGGCGCAGGAATCGGATCGGTGATGCCGATGCCCTGACCGGGGGTCGTGCCCCAGGTGACGACCGGTTCGAGTTCGCTCGCGTCGATGTGAACCACGTCGTCGTACTCGGCCATCTCGTCGCTCCGGATGGACTCCCAGTAGGGTTTCAGTTCGTCGAAGGCCTCGGGATTCTCCTGGAAGTAGTCCGTCTCTTTCAGCCATTCGTAGGTGGTCTCATCGGGGTTGACGTAGCCCGCGCGAGCGCCACCCTCGATGGACATGTTACAGATGCTCATCCGGCCTTCCATGTCCAGGTTCTCGATGGCCTCGCCGGCGTACTCGTAGACGTAGCCGACGCCGCCGTCGGTGCCCAGTCGGCGGATGATCTCTAAGATGATGTCCTTGGCCTCGACGCCCGGACCCAGTTCACCGTCGACTTCGATTTTGCGGACCTTCTGTTTCTCCATGGCGATGCACTGGGTCGCCAGCACGTCCCGAATCTGGGAGGTGCCGATGCCGAAGGCCAGTGCGCCGAAGGCGCCGTGGGTCGAGGTGTGGCTGTCGCCACAGACGATCGTCTTCCCGGGCTGGGTGATGCCCTGCTCCGGGCCGATGACGTGGACGATACCCTGATCGCCCGTCGTCGGGTCCGAAAAGTCGATACCCGCATCGCGGACGTTTGCCTCCAACTCGCCCATCATTTCCTCGGCCGCGTCGTCGCTGTAGGGCCGGGACTGATCGCTCGTCGGGACGATGTGATCGACGGTCGCGTGAGTCAGATCCGGTCGGGCAACCTCGATATCGCGCTCGCGAAGCATGCCGAAGGCCTGTGGGCTGGTAACCTCGTGGATGAGGTGGAGTCCGACGAATAGCTGATCCTGCCCGTTGGGTAGGGTCGTTACCTTGTGGCGATCCCACACCTTGTCGTACAGCGTTCCCTGACTCATACTCGTCCGTCCGTTGTCTGCGTTCGATAGCGTGCGTTCATTGTGTCGCGTCGATCACTCCGCCTGCTCGTCCCAGGAGAACAGGTCCCGCAGGGACTCGCCGACGTTTTCGATGTCGTGATTCTGTTCTGCGTCTCGCAACTGCTTGTAGCTCGGCCGGTTGGTCTGGTTCTCGGCGATCCACTCCTTGGCGAACTCGCCGTTCTGGACCTCTTCGAGGATCTGCTCCATCCCCTCGCGGGCCGAATCGTCGATGACGTACTCCCCGCGGGTGAGGCCACCGTACTCGGCGGTATCGGAGACGGAGTTCCACATCTCCATCAGCCCGCCCTCGTAGATCAGATCGACGATCAGCTTCATCTCGTTCATGACCTCGAAGTAGGCCATCTCCGGGCTGTATCCGGCGTCGACCAGCGTTTCGTAGCCGACCTTCATCATCTCGGTGACGCCGCCACAGAGGACGGCCTGCTCGCCAAAGAGGTCGGTCTCGGTTTCCTCGCGGAAGGTCGTCTCGATGACGCCAGCTCGCGTACAGCCGATCGCCTTCGCGTACGCGAGGGCCGCCTCCTTGGCCTGGCCGCTCTCGTCCTGGTAGACCGCGACCAGACCGGGCGTGCCCTCGCCGCGCTGGTAGGTCCGCCGGACCAGGTGGCCCGGGGACTTCGGGGCGACCATCGTCACGTCGACGCCCTCCGGCGGTTCGATCTGGCCGTAGTGGATGTTAAAGCCGTGAGCGAACTGGAGGGTGTCCCCCGGCTCCAGGCTGTCCTCGATGTCGTCGTAGACGGCCGGCTGGACCGTATCGGGGACGAGCATCACGACGATGTCGCCGTCCGCTGCGGCGTCAGCCGGCGTCTTGACCGTCAGACCGGCGTCTTCGGCGACCGGGCGATCCTCGTTGCCCTCCGGCAGGCCAACGACCACGTCGACGCCGCTGTCGTCGAGGTTCTGGGCGTGAGCGTGGCCCTGGCTGCCAAAGCCAAGGACCGCTACCGTCGTGTCTGCGAGATACGATTCGTCTGCGTCGTCGTCGTAGTATACTGTCGCGTTGAATTCCTCGGTCATGGTTGTCGTCTCCGTGTCTGCGTTGCGTGGGTGTCAATCTATCGTGTCGTCATGGCCAGGCGAGCGGTGGCGTTACTCACCGCTCGCGTACCCGTTTGCGTCCATCGTCTCCGCGCCGCGTTCGAGGGCTGCTGCACCAGTGCGGACGACTTCCTCGACCTCGAACTGTTCGAAGGCCTCGACGGCGGCGTCGATCTTCTGTTTGCTGCCCGTGATCTCGACGGTCACGGCGTTGGGCGAGGCGTCGACCGCCTGGCCGTTGTACATCTCCGCGACCGACTGGACGTCGTCGGGCTTTTGGCCCCGAACTTTCACGAGGGCGAGTTCCCGCCGCATCGCCTCGGGCTCGAGTTCCTCGACGGCGATCGTCGGGATGAGTTTCCGGAGCTGTTTTTTGGCCTGCTCGACGCCAGGCTCGGGTTCCTCGATGACGATCGTCATCCGGGCAACGCCGTCGTCGGTCGTCGGCCCGACAGTGAGGCTCTCGATGTTGAACTGCCGGCGGCTAAAGAGCCCGGACACTTCAGCGAGGACGCCGGGCTCGTGTTTGACCAGCGCCGACAGCACCGCGTGGCGGGGCTGGTGGGTCGCTTCCGCTTTCGGGTCGATACGAATGCCTTGCTCGTTGCGCCGGCCCTCGGGTCGAATCCGTTCCTCGGGGGCTGGCCCAGGGAGTTCTCCACTGCTCATTGTTAGAGGGAGTCCAGTTGGTCTTCCGAGAGGGCGAACTGTCCGTTGTCGCCGCCGCTCGGAACCATCGGGTAGACGTTCTCGCCGGGGTCGATGATCGCGTCGATGACGGCCGGCCCGTCGTACTCGCGAGCCTCCTGAATCACGTCGTCGACCTCGTCGTACTCTTCGAGCCGGAAGCCACGCGCGCCAAAGGATTCCGCCAGCAGGTCGAACTCGGGGATCCACGGGTACTCGCTTGCCATCCGCCGACCCTCGTAGAACCCGTCCTGCCACTGGCGGACCATCCCGATCGCCTCGTTGTTGAGGATGACGTACGTGATGTCCAGATCTTCCCTGACCGCGACCGAGAGTTCCTGCATCGTCATCAGGAACGACCCGTCGCCGTCGAAGGTGACGACCTCCCGATCTGGCGCACCCAGCTTCGCGCCGATGGCCGACGGGACGCCGTAGCCCATCGTTCCCAGCCCGTTGGAAGAGACCCACGTGCGGGGCTCGGTGTACGTCCAGAACTGGCAGGCCCACATCTGGTGTTGGCCGACGCCGGTGGTGACGATCGCATCGTCGTCTGCCAGTTCGGCGAAGCGTTCGACGACGTACTGCGGTTTCAGCGGCTCGTCCTCGGGCGTCTCGTAGTCCAGCGGATATTCCGATTTCCAGGTCTGGCACTGTTGGCGCCACGTCTCGGCCTCTGGTGCGTCCGTCAGTTCGTCGTCGAGCTGTTCGAGGACGCGCTCTGCGTCGCCCAACAACGGGTAATCGGCGTAGATGTTCTTGTTGATCTCGGCGGGGTCGATCTCGACGTGGATGACCTCGGCGTCGGGCGCGAAGGTGTCGACGCCGCCAGTCAGGCGGTCGTCGAAACGCGTCCCGACACCCAACAACACGTCGCAGTTGGTGATCGCCATATTGGCCGCGCCGGTGCCGTGCATCCCGGCCATGCCAAGCGAGAGGGCGTCAGTCTCGGGGAACGTGCCCAGTCCAGGCATCGTCGTGATCACCGGGATCTCGTACTCCCGGGCGAACGCACGCAGTTCGTCGTGAGCTTCGCCCTTGATGACGCCCCCACCCGAGAGGATGGCCGGCCGATCGGCCGCTTCCAAGGCTTCGGCGGCCGCCTCGATGACTACCTCGTCTGCGGTCTCGGGCGGATGGTAGGTCTCTGGCGTTTCGGGGGAGACCGGCTGGACGTCAGTCTCGGCCTTGCTGGCGTCTTTGGGCAGATCGACCAGGGTCGGCCCTTGTCGGCCAGCATCGGCCAGTGCGAACGCCTCGCTGACGTCCTCGCCGAGGGTATCCGGGTCGCCGGCGAAGTAGTTCTGTTTGGTGATCGGTTGGGTAATGCCGACGGTATCGACCTCCTGAAAGGCGTCGTTGCCGACGAAATCCGTCGCGACCTGGCCCGTCAGCGCGATCATCGGATCCGAGTCCATCGAGGCGTCGGCGATGCCCGTCACGAGATTCGTCGCGCCCGGCCCGGAGGTCGCCATCGCGACACCGGGATCACCCGAGACGATGCCGTAGGCGTCGGCAGCGTGGGCGGCACCCTGCTCGTGAGCCATCGTGATGTGCTCGATGTCCGAGTCATAGAGGGCGTCGTAGACGGGCATGATCGCCCCGCCCTGGACGCCAAAGGCCATGTCGACGCCGGCCTCCTCTAAGGCGATGATCGCGGCTTCCGCGCCTGTCGTCACTTCACGGGCGTCGTCAGTGGCTTGCGCTTCGTCGTCAGCTGGCGGTTCGGGCTCTGGATCTTGATGGAACGCGCGTTCGCTCATGGGCGATACCTCCGTGCTGTGGGTGCCGCTCGCGGACTGGCTGCCCGCGGATGCGGCGTCGGTGAATGCTGATGTGTCATGGCTGGCGTCTGCTCGCTGGTAGTCAACGCGCCGTACGATCGTCGTGAGAAGTGTGGTACTATCGGGGCTATAGTGCCCCTACAATACCGCTCAGAAGCAGGTCGGACGCGCCGCTGGCACCGGATCGCACTCCAGACGAGACCAGCGGGCACATCGGTACCGGAACGTCGTCGTCGTTCATTATAAACGTTCCGTGAGATGGATCCACGAACGGTTGCCAAGACAGCAGACAGCGGTCGCTGGCCGGGCTGAGCGGGCGACGTGGACGTCATCTCAAGCACTGACCTCCTCACGTGCCTCGACGCCCACGTCGCGGGCAAACCGTTCGAGGACGTCCATCGTGACGCGGTTGTCCTCGGCACCGAACGCCTTGACCCGGCGGGTGACCTCCCGTACCTCCGAATCTGACGGCGCGAAGCCGGCATCGCGGAGTCGCTCGCGGACCGAGTGCTGGCCAGTGTGTTTGCCAAGCACCAGTTCGCGCTCGGCACCGACCATCTCGGGAGTCATGACGCCAGGCTCGAACGTCTCGCTGTTCTCGATGACGCCGGCGGCGTGGATGCCCGATTCGTGGGAGAAGGCGTTCTCGCCGACGACGGGCTTG
The sequence above is drawn from the Halorhabdus sp. CBA1104 genome and encodes:
- the ilvB gene encoding biosynthetic-type acetolactate synthase large subunit produces the protein MSERAFHQDPEPEPPADDEAQATDDAREVTTGAEAAIIALEEAGVDMAFGVQGGAIMPVYDALYDSDIEHITMAHEQGAAHAADAYGIVSGDPGVAMATSGPGATNLVTGIADASMDSDPMIALTGQVATDFVGNDAFQEVDTVGITQPITKQNYFAGDPDTLGEDVSEAFALADAGRQGPTLVDLPKDASKAETDVQPVSPETPETYHPPETADEVVIEAAAEALEAADRPAILSGGGVIKGEAHDELRAFAREYEIPVITTMPGLGTFPETDALSLGMAGMHGTGAANMAITNCDVLLGVGTRFDDRLTGGVDTFAPDAEVIHVEIDPAEINKNIYADYPLLGDAERVLEQLDDELTDAPEAETWRQQCQTWKSEYPLDYETPEDEPLKPQYVVERFAELADDDAIVTTGVGQHQMWACQFWTYTEPRTWVSSNGLGTMGYGVPSAIGAKLGAPDREVVTFDGDGSFLMTMQELSVAVREDLDITYVILNNEAIGMVRQWQDGFYEGRRMASEYPWIPEFDLLAESFGARGFRLEEYDEVDDVIQEAREYDGPAVIDAIIDPGENVYPMVPSGGDNGQFALSEDQLDSL
- a CDS encoding GNAT family N-acetyltransferase, with translation MDVTVRAAERGDVPGLRILRSQAIEASCSDVYDRDVYADLVVGTDDPLEAWIDEDATTVLVAETPITPVSYAVFSADAGVVRGIFTSPEYEREGFGTVLLQRIEAQMGQAGAQSVRAAVPTIAFEFFEANGYEHSSATEWRGLPAETMTKSLDR
- the ilvC gene encoding ketol-acid reductoisomerase, with protein sequence MTEEFNATVYYDDDADESYLADTTVAVLGFGSQGHAHAQNLDDSGVDVVVGLPEGNEDRPVAEDAGLTVKTPADAAADGDIVVMLVPDTVQPAVYDDIEDSLEPGDTLQFAHGFNIHYGQIEPPEGVDVTMVAPKSPGHLVRRTYQRGEGTPGLVAVYQDESGQAKEAALAYAKAIGCTRAGVIETTFREETETDLFGEQAVLCGGVTEMMKVGYETLVDAGYSPEMAYFEVMNEMKLIVDLIYEGGLMEMWNSVSDTAEYGGLTRGEYVIDDSAREGMEQILEEVQNGEFAKEWIAENQTNRPSYKQLRDAEQNHDIENVGESLRDLFSWDEQAE
- the ilvN gene encoding acetolactate synthase small subunit is translated as MSSGELPGPAPEERIRPEGRRNEQGIRIDPKAEATHQPRHAVLSALVKHEPGVLAEVSGLFSRRQFNIESLTVGPTTDDGVARMTIVIEEPEPGVEQAKKQLRKLIPTIAVEELEPEAMRRELALVKVRGQKPDDVQSVAEMYNGQAVDASPNAVTVEITGSKQKIDAAVEAFEQFEVEEVVRTGAAALERGAETMDANGYASGE
- the leuC gene encoding 3-isopropylmalate dehydratase large subunit — protein: MSQGTLYDKVWDRHKVTTLPNGQDQLFVGLHLIHEVTSPQAFGMLRERDIEVARPDLTHATVDHIVPTSDQSRPYSDDAAEEMMGELEANVRDAGIDFSDPTTGDQGIVHVIGPEQGITQPGKTIVCGDSHTSTHGAFGALAFGIGTSQIRDVLATQCIAMEKQKVRKIEVDGELGPGVEAKDIILEIIRRLGTDGGVGYVYEYAGEAIENLDMEGRMSICNMSIEGGARAGYVNPDETTYEWLKETDYFQENPEAFDELKPYWESIRSDEMAEYDDVVHIDASELEPVVTWGTTPGQGIGITDPIPAPEDLKEDKQETARRAQEHMRVEPGETMAGYDIDVVFLGSCTNARLPDLRRAADIIEGREVDDSVRAMVVPGSQRVQQAAEEEGLAETFREAGFEWRNAGCSMCLGMNEDQLEGDEASASSSNRNFVGRQGSKDGRTVLMNPQMVAAAAITGEVTDVRELPEVTPA